A part of Anabas testudineus chromosome 9, fAnaTes1.2, whole genome shotgun sequence genomic DNA contains:
- the slc35d2 gene encoding UDP-N-acetylglucosamine/UDP-glucose/GDP-mannose transporter produces the protein MSANTCQEPVDQPALLKLLSAVFYAGSSLLITVVNKTVLTTFRFPSFMCLGIGQMITTLVVLYAAKRSKTVQFQDFDRSILLKIFPLPLLYVGNHITGLASTKKLSLPMFTVLRKFTILMTMILEAYILKKTFPKRLIYSVVTMVLGALVAASSDLAFDLEAYTFILLNDAFTAANGVYTKKKLGIEGLGKYGVLFYNALIIVIPTILASAYTGDLHKAVTFEDWVEATFIICFLMSCFMGFVLMYSIVLCSYYNSALTTTVVGAIKNVAVAYIGIFVGGDYLFSWTNFLGLGICMSGGLVYSYLIFSSKPSTGNKEGAPELRIHIAEDSIKKSSYLNGQ, from the exons ATGTCTGCCAACACCTGCCAGGAGCCCGTCGATCAGCCCGCGCTGCTCAAGCTCCTCTCCGCCGTGTTTTACGCCGGCAGCTCGCTCCTCATCACGGTGGTGAATAAAACCGTGCTGACGACTTTCAG ATTTCCCTCCTTCATGTGTCTGGGAATCGGCCAG ATGATCACCACTCTTGTCGTCCTCTACGCCGCCAAAAGGAGCAAAACAGTCCAGTTTCAAGACTTCGACAGGAGTATTCTCTTAAAA ATTTTTCCTCTCCCATTGCTGTATGTGGGAAACCATATAACAGGCCTGGCGAGCACCAAAAAACTCAG tCTACCCATGTTTACAGTATTACGGAAATTCACCATATTGATGACAATGATTTTGGAAGCATATATATTAAA AAAGACATTTCCGAAGCGACTCATCTACAGCGTTGTGACCATGGTCCTTGGTGCCTTGGTTGCTGCGAG TTCGGACCTGGCCTTTGACTTGGAGGCGTATACGTTCATCCTGCTCAACGATGCCTTCACTGCTGCCAACGGTGTGTACACCAAGAAGAAACTGGGCATCGAG gGCCTTGGGAAATACGGTGTCTTATTTTACAATGCTCTTATCATTGTCATCCCCACTATCTTGGCGAGTGCTTATACTGGAGATTTACACAAG GCAGTCACATTCGAGGACTGGGTTGAagctacatttattatttgtttcctCATGTCCTGCTTCATGGG gttTGTGTTGATGTATTCCATAGTTCTTTGCAGCTATTACAACTCAGCACTAACAACCACAGTAGTTGGGGCAATAAAG AATGTGGCAGTAGCCTATATTGGCATTTTCGTGGGTGGAGACTACCTGTTTTCTTGGACTAACTTCCTAGGTCTTGGCATTTG CATGTCGGGAGGACTGGTATACTCATATCTCATCTTTAGCAGCAAACCATCTACCGGTAACAAGGAAGGCGCCCCAGAGCTGAGGATTCACATTGCGGAAGATTCAATAAAGAAGTCCTCTTATTTAAATGGACAGTAA
- the ccl27a gene encoding C-C motif chemokine 27a has product MDVKVVFVIVCLCALAITSTEARIRKCCITTNPSIPKGLVRKIYKIDRQDSRGACDISALLVYVKNRKTPLCIHPKVLEHLKHTYLKNWRKA; this is encoded by the exons ATGGATGTGAAAGTTGTATTTGTGATCGTCTGCCTGTGTGCTTTGGCCATCACCTCTACCGAAG CTCGCATCCGAAAATGCTGCATCACCACAAATCCGTCCATCCCTAAAGGTCTGGTGCGGAAAATTTACAAAATTGATCGGCAGGATAGCAGAGGTGCCTGTGACATCAGCGCATTGTT AGTGTACGTGAAGAACAGGAAGACGCCACTCTGTATTCATCCCAAAGTACTGGAacacttaaaacacacatacttaAAAAACTGGCGCAAGGCTTAA
- the avp gene encoding vasopressin-neurophysin 2-copeptin: MPHSLSPLCVLGLIALSSACYIQNCPRGGKRALPETGIRQCMPCGPGDRGRCFGPSICCGDGLGCLLGSPETAHCAEENYLLTPCQAGVRPCGSDGGRCAISGLCCNSESCAVDSDCLGETEVSDSAHGSAGSSPAELLLRLLHVATRGQTEY; encoded by the exons ATGCCTCACTCCTTGTCCCCCCTGTGCGTCCTGGGACTAATCGCCCTCTCCTCCGCCTGCTACATCCAGAACTGCCCCCGAGGAGGAAAACGAGCGCTGCCGGAGACAGGGATCAGGCAG TGCATGCCTTGTGGTCCCGGAGACAGGGGCCGATGCTTTGGCCCCAGCATCTGCTGCGGTGATGGCCTCGGCTGCCTGCTCGGCTCCCCAGAAACAGCTCACTGTGCCGAGGAGAACTACCTCCTCACTCCCTGCCAGGCGGGAGTGAGACCCTGTGGCTCTGACGGAGGACGCTGCGCTATTTCAGGGCTCTGCTGTAACTCAG AGAGCTGTGCCGTGGACTCTGACTGCCTGGGAGAGACAGAGGTCTCGGATTCGGCCCACGGCTCCGCAGGGAGCTCACCCGCAGAGTTGCTGCTCCGCCTGCTGCACGTGGCGACCAGAGGACAGACTGAGTACTGA